The stretch of DNA GGTCTCCATGGCCGGCGTCCTGGTCGGCCTCGCCATCCCGTTGGCTTTCTCGCTGAAAGCCTCGACCACCCTGGTGGATCTCGGCCTTTGGGGCGCGGCCACCGTGCTCGTCCAGCTGCTGGTGTTCCGCCTGGTGGACCTCGTGCTCCATGGCCTGCCCCAGCGCATCCAGGACGGCGAGATGTCGGCCGCCGCCATGCTGGTGGGCGCCAAGCTCGCCAC from Phenylobacterium soli encodes:
- a CDS encoding DUF350 domain-containing protein, whose translation is VSMAGVLVGLAIPLAFSLKASTTLVDLGLWGAATVLVQLLVFRLVDLVLHGLPQRIQDGEMSAAAMLVGAKLATALIIAASVSA